In Acaryochloris thomasi RCC1774, the following proteins share a genomic window:
- a CDS encoding Uma2 family endonuclease, translated as MSTLTQSSTENSSIEAPEKKIWTDEEFMALSRDGHRYELVDGEVIDMGNSGARHGYIAIILSSALFSVVRDQKLGALFDSSTAFIMKNGNKRSPDISFFVKERLQELEELPTGFLDGAPDLAIEILSPNNTVEEIDNKLVEFFENGSRLVWVINPNQHHVLVYRAAQEPDRLLKLSDFLDGEDIITGFTLPVTDLFQKPF; from the coding sequence ATGTCTACTCTGACGCAATCATCGACAGAGAACTCATCGATTGAAGCTCCAGAGAAAAAAATCTGGACCGATGAAGAGTTCATGGCCCTGAGCCGAGATGGACACCGCTATGAACTTGTGGACGGAGAAGTAATTGATATGGGGAATTCAGGCGCGAGGCATGGCTATATTGCTATCATTTTAAGCTCCGCGTTATTCTCGGTCGTCAGGGATCAGAAATTAGGGGCTTTATTTGATTCCAGCACTGCCTTCATAATGAAAAATGGTAACAAGCGATCGCCTGATATTTCTTTCTTCGTCAAAGAGCGCTTACAGGAACTAGAGGAGCTGCCGACCGGCTTTTTAGATGGAGCGCCTGATCTTGCCATCGAAATTCTCTCGCCCAATAACACCGTTGAAGAAATTGATAATAAGTTGGTCGAATTCTTTGAAAATGGTTCTCGACTCGTTTGGGTGATTAATCCCAACCAGCATCATGTGTTGGTCTATCGTGCGGCCCAAGAACCTGATCGCTTACTCAAGCTGAGTGATTTCTTAGATGGTGAGGATATCATCACTGGCTTTACTTTGCCCGTTACTGACCTGTTTCAAAAACCCTTCTAA
- the mfd gene encoding transcription-repair coupling factor yields MAFSAIVRALGRSQLTQELLTKLDRNQVLDLNGLPRLPKGLLASAIAQHRQQPLLIVTATLEEAGRWATQLEAMGWATLHFYPTSESSPYEPFDSESEMIWGQLQALAELAKLEGSNIAIVATERALQPHLPPASVFSPQCLALEVGTEINLGDLSTQLANLGYERVSLVEIEGQWSRRGDIVDIFPVASELPVRLEWFGDELEKMREFDPANQRSLDNIKALSLTPTSFRPMTLAALTDDKLAHAKHYLTEAEQEQLETVELEGSRRFLGIAFDNPASLLDYLPDNTLIAIDEPDQCQPHCDRWVEHAEEQWQGINQPKHPLPKLHLEFDQVREQLELFDRLHLSEIAEDGQGLNVSSRPVPAIPHQFGKLAETIRGERDRKFNIWLVSAQPSRSVALLQEHDCPAQFVPNPRDYPAIDKLQDQRTPVAVKYSGLAELEGFILPTFRMVLVTDREFFGQHTLATPTYIRKRRRAASKQVDPNKLEPGDYVVHRTHGIGKFQKLESLTINFETRDYLVIQYEDGLLRVAADMVDSLSRLRTSKENPPKLHKMSGKAWEKTKTKVRKSIKKLAVDLLKLYAQRAQQNGHVFPVDQPWQAEMEDSFPYQPTPDQLKAAQDVKRDMESDRPMDRLVCGDVGFGKTEVAIRAIFKAVTAHKQVAFLAPTTILTQQHYHTIKERFAPYPIQIGLLNRFRTAEERKDIQRRLQTGELDIVVGTHQLLGKSVTYKDLGMLVIDEEQRFGVNQKEKIKSLKTEVDVLTLSATPIPRTLYMSLSGVREMSLITTPPPSRRPIKTHLSPYRTEVIGSAIRQELDRGGQIFYVVPRVEGIEEVAAKLRELAPNARLAIAHGQMQEGELEATMLTFSNGDAEILVCTTIIESGLDIPRVNTILIEDSQKFGLSQLYQLRGRVGRAGIQAHAWLFYPKQSTLSATARQRLRALQEFTQLGSGYQLAMRDMEIRGVGNLLGAEQSGQMDAIGFDLYMEMLEESINEIRGQEIPTVDETQVDLSLTAFIPADYIQDLDQKMSAYRAVAAAKDKKELTQLAVDWTDRYGAIPSSAQQLIRIVELKQVAKSLGFSRIKPEGKQHVILETPMEEPGWKLLQEKLPTHLQTRFVYTPGKVTVRGLGMLKADQQLENLIDWLSKMQGALPEAVPA; encoded by the coding sequence ATGGCATTTTCGGCAATCGTACGCGCCCTGGGGCGATCGCAACTCACCCAAGAACTCCTCACCAAACTTGATCGCAATCAAGTCCTAGACCTCAATGGCCTCCCCCGTTTGCCGAAAGGACTACTAGCTTCTGCGATCGCCCAACATCGCCAACAGCCTCTACTCATTGTCACCGCCACGCTAGAAGAAGCCGGACGCTGGGCTACCCAACTCGAAGCAATGGGCTGGGCCACTCTTCACTTTTATCCCACCTCAGAATCATCCCCCTACGAACCCTTCGACTCCGAATCAGAAATGATCTGGGGACAGCTCCAGGCCTTAGCCGAGCTTGCCAAGCTCGAAGGCTCCAATATCGCTATTGTCGCCACCGAACGCGCCCTTCAGCCCCACCTGCCCCCCGCCAGTGTTTTCTCCCCGCAATGCCTTGCTCTGGAAGTCGGAACGGAAATCAATTTAGGCGACCTCAGCACCCAGCTTGCGAACCTCGGCTATGAGCGTGTTTCCCTCGTAGAAATCGAAGGGCAGTGGAGCCGTCGCGGCGATATTGTCGATATTTTTCCGGTTGCTTCAGAACTACCCGTGCGTCTGGAATGGTTCGGTGACGAGCTAGAGAAAATGCGCGAGTTTGATCCGGCCAATCAGCGATCGCTCGACAATATCAAAGCTCTGAGTCTCACCCCCACCAGCTTCCGCCCAATGACGCTGGCCGCTCTCACTGATGACAAGCTAGCCCACGCTAAGCACTATCTGACGGAAGCAGAACAGGAGCAGCTTGAAACTGTTGAACTCGAAGGCAGTCGGCGGTTTCTCGGCATTGCCTTTGATAACCCCGCTTCACTTTTAGACTACCTGCCCGACAACACGCTGATCGCCATTGATGAACCCGATCAGTGCCAGCCCCATTGCGATCGCTGGGTTGAACATGCCGAAGAGCAGTGGCAAGGCATTAATCAACCCAAGCATCCTTTGCCGAAGCTGCATCTAGAGTTTGATCAGGTGCGAGAGCAGCTTGAGTTATTTGATCGACTTCATCTCTCTGAAATTGCGGAAGACGGTCAAGGCTTAAATGTATCCAGTCGGCCTGTACCTGCTATTCCGCATCAGTTTGGAAAGTTGGCAGAGACGATCAGGGGAGAACGCGATCGCAAGTTCAATATCTGGCTTGTCTCGGCACAACCGTCCCGCTCCGTAGCGCTGCTGCAAGAACATGACTGCCCTGCCCAGTTTGTCCCCAACCCTCGCGACTATCCCGCCATCGACAAACTCCAGGATCAGCGCACTCCCGTAGCCGTCAAATACTCCGGCCTCGCAGAACTCGAAGGCTTTATCCTGCCGACCTTTCGGATGGTGTTGGTCACGGATCGAGAATTCTTCGGCCAGCACACCCTCGCCACCCCCACCTACATCCGCAAGCGACGGCGGGCGGCATCGAAGCAGGTAGACCCCAATAAGCTAGAGCCGGGGGATTACGTCGTTCACCGCACCCACGGTATCGGCAAGTTCCAAAAATTAGAAAGCCTCACCATCAATTTCGAGACTCGCGACTATCTGGTCATTCAGTATGAAGACGGCCTGTTGCGAGTCGCTGCCGACATGGTTGATTCGCTCTCCCGACTGCGGACTAGCAAAGAGAACCCACCCAAGCTGCACAAGATGTCCGGCAAGGCTTGGGAGAAGACTAAGACCAAGGTTCGTAAGTCGATCAAAAAGCTGGCGGTGGACCTGCTCAAGCTCTACGCACAGCGCGCCCAACAAAACGGCCATGTCTTCCCGGTCGATCAGCCCTGGCAGGCTGAAATGGAGGATTCGTTTCCCTATCAACCCACCCCCGATCAGCTCAAGGCCGCTCAAGACGTGAAGCGCGACATGGAAAGCGATCGCCCGATGGATCGCCTTGTTTGCGGCGATGTTGGCTTCGGCAAAACAGAGGTCGCTATACGAGCCATCTTTAAAGCCGTGACGGCCCACAAACAGGTGGCCTTTCTTGCGCCGACAACAATTCTCACCCAGCAGCACTACCACACCATCAAGGAACGGTTTGCCCCCTACCCGATCCAGATTGGCCTCCTCAACCGATTCCGCACCGCCGAAGAACGAAAGGATATCCAAAGAAGACTCCAGACCGGCGAACTCGATATTGTTGTCGGCACTCATCAGCTTCTCGGTAAAAGCGTCACTTATAAAGATCTAGGGATGCTTGTGATCGATGAAGAGCAGCGGTTCGGCGTCAACCAAAAGGAAAAAATTAAGTCTCTCAAAACTGAGGTGGATGTGCTGACCCTTAGCGCTACGCCCATACCGCGAACGCTCTATATGTCGCTCTCCGGTGTCCGGGAAATGAGTTTGATTACGACTCCGCCACCTTCTCGGCGTCCGATTAAAACGCATCTATCGCCCTATCGGACTGAGGTGATTGGCAGTGCTATTCGTCAGGAACTCGATCGTGGGGGTCAAATATTTTACGTGGTTCCTCGGGTTGAGGGGATTGAAGAGGTCGCCGCTAAGTTGAGGGAGCTTGCGCCGAATGCGAGACTTGCGATCGCACATGGTCAAATGCAAGAGGGCGAACTCGAAGCCACCATGCTTACCTTCAGCAATGGCGACGCCGAGATTTTAGTCTGCACCACCATTATCGAATCGGGTTTAGATATCCCCCGCGTCAACACCATCTTGATCGAAGACTCGCAAAAGTTTGGCCTCTCCCAGCTCTATCAGCTTCGCGGTCGCGTCGGTCGCGCCGGAATTCAGGCCCATGCATGGCTGTTTTACCCTAAACAAAGTACTCTCTCCGCCACTGCCCGTCAACGCCTCCGCGCCCTCCAGGAATTCACCCAGCTCGGTTCCGGCTATCAACTTGCCATGCGAGATATGGAAATTCGCGGCGTCGGCAATCTTCTCGGTGCAGAACAATCGGGTCAGATGGATGCGATCGGCTTTGATTTATACATGGAGATGCTAGAGGAATCCATCAACGAGATTCGCGGTCAAGAAATCCCGACGGTGGACGAAACACAGGTGGATCTATCGCTGACGGCCTTTATCCCAGCGGACTATATTCAAGATCTCGACCAGAAGATGAGCGCTTATCGGGCGGTTGCTGCTGCCAAAGATAAAAAAGAACTCACCCAGCTTGCGGTGGATTGGACAGATAGATATGGTGCCATTCCCAGCTCTGCTCAGCAGCTCATCCGTATCGTGGAGCTGAAGCAAGTTGCTAAGTCTCTGGGCTTTTCTCGCATCAAACCGGAAGGCAAGCAGCACGTCATACTAGAAACCCCGATGGAAGAACCGGGCTGGAAGCTATTGCAAGAGAAGTTACCCACTCATCTTCAAACTCGTTTCGTCTACACCCCTGGGAAGGTTACGGTACGCGGTTTGGGTATGTTGAAGGCTGACCAGCAGCTTGAGAATCTGATTGACTGGCTTAGTAAAATGCAGGGAGCTTTACCTGAGGCGGTTCCAGCATAG
- a CDS encoding type II toxin-antitoxin system RelE/ParE family toxin, translated as MNYEIELSSIAEAEADNAFLQISKFTSSDNAKRWYTGLLKAIESLSTMPNRCPLARENEYFSQEIRQLLYGRGRNSYRVIFTVLESTPAVRILHIRHASQQVTGTQPESGEED; from the coding sequence ATGAACTACGAGATTGAACTTTCCAGCATCGCAGAGGCCGAAGCCGATAACGCTTTTCTCCAGATTTCTAAGTTCACTTCCTCTGATAACGCAAAACGTTGGTATACAGGCTTACTCAAGGCTATCGAATCTCTATCAACAATGCCTAACCGATGTCCGTTAGCGCGAGAAAACGAATACTTCAGTCAAGAGATTCGGCAATTGCTCTATGGTCGAGGTCGAAATTCCTATCGGGTAATCTTCACAGTTCTCGAAAGTACGCCTGCTGTTCGCATTCTTCACATCCGCCACGCATCTCAACAGGTAACTGGTACGCAGCCTGAATCAGGAGAAGAAGATTGA
- a CDS encoding type II toxin-antitoxin system RelE/ParE family toxin, which translates to MSYSLFGEIPKDAKPFKGVGSGVIEIALKHNKEAYRCVQAVQIGKEIYILHAFQKKSKQGIATPPKDVALIKQRYKEAVELARYEQGQSKD; encoded by the coding sequence ATGAGCTACAGCTTGTTTGGGGAAATACCCAAAGATGCCAAGCCTTTCAAGGGTGTAGGGAGTGGTGTCATCGAGATTGCACTGAAGCACAACAAGGAAGCCTATCGTTGTGTGCAGGCCGTACAGATTGGCAAGGAGATTTATATTCTTCATGCTTTTCAGAAGAAGTCAAAGCAAGGTATTGCAACGCCTCCCAAAGATGTTGCTTTGATCAAACAGCGCTATAAGGAAGCCGTGGAGCTAGCAAGGTATGAGCAAGGGCAAAGCAAAGATTGA
- a CDS encoding helix-turn-helix domain-containing protein gives MSKGKAKIEFEESSGNVFADLGFEDAEELQARGMLGFHVVQILKARNLKQREIADLLGIKQAEVSHLMNGHFSRFSMDKLVDFLKCLDHKITIEISPHQQGEPYHQVAFG, from the coding sequence ATGAGCAAGGGCAAAGCAAAGATTGAATTTGAAGAAAGCAGCGGCAATGTGTTTGCAGATCTTGGCTTTGAGGATGCCGAAGAGCTGCAGGCCCGAGGGATGCTTGGATTTCATGTTGTGCAAATTCTCAAGGCCCGGAATCTGAAGCAGCGTGAAATTGCTGACTTGCTAGGTATTAAGCAGGCTGAGGTCTCTCATCTGATGAATGGTCATTTCAGCCGCTTCTCGATGGATAAACTTGTAGACTTTTTGAAGTGCTTGGATCACAAGATCACGATTGAGATTAGTCCTCATCAACAGGGTGAGCCTTACCATCAGGTTGCTTTTGGTTAG